One window of the Flavobacteriales bacterium genome contains the following:
- a CDS encoding Signal peptidase-like protein, protein MGCGKCGSEHEGGGCSAGCGQNGGCSTLACNKLNTYDWLNHMSLPQDYKPFNIVEVRFKGSRKEFFRNEENLDLYTGDMVVVESDFGHDVGEISLSGELVRLQLKKNGLTEDDEKIKKIYRTAADKDIEKYQEAKDREAATLERARTIAMEMNLAMKLSDIEFQGDSRKVIFFYTAEKRVDFRALIKQYAAEFKTRIEMRQVSYREEASRLGGIGSCGRELCCSTWLTDYKVVTMGAAKNQNLSINMLKLSGQCGRLKCCLNFELETYLEALNEFPKEEELILQTKVGDARLQKTDILKRMLWFSYPQNTEWISVSLDRVNEILKLNKSGEKPETLIDRPIGAEIINRFEPAPDLISDTDVSRYDEIDKERKRKNKNKRKKKKGTGTSGGNNQRNANAPKPQQQKEGQPKAQHKTPNNKKEAKSGGGNPNRQNKNNQNRNRNKNRNQQKDNPSKE, encoded by the coding sequence ATGGGATGCGGAAAATGCGGAAGCGAACATGAGGGCGGAGGTTGCTCGGCTGGATGCGGCCAAAATGGAGGCTGCTCTACCTTAGCCTGTAACAAACTCAATACATACGACTGGCTAAACCACATGAGCCTGCCACAAGATTACAAGCCTTTCAACATTGTAGAGGTTCGTTTTAAAGGCAGCAGAAAAGAGTTTTTTAGAAACGAGGAAAACCTGGATTTATACACCGGAGATATGGTGGTAGTGGAATCCGACTTTGGCCACGATGTGGGCGAAATAAGCCTCAGTGGTGAGTTGGTTAGGCTTCAGCTCAAAAAAAATGGCCTGACCGAAGACGACGAAAAAATAAAGAAAATATACCGAACAGCGGCAGACAAGGACATCGAGAAATATCAAGAGGCCAAAGACCGAGAGGCCGCCACTCTTGAGCGTGCCAGAACCATTGCCATGGAAATGAATTTAGCCATGAAACTAAGCGACATCGAGTTTCAGGGCGATAGCCGAAAGGTAATTTTCTTTTATACCGCCGAAAAAAGGGTTGACTTTAGAGCCTTGATAAAGCAATATGCAGCCGAGTTTAAAACCCGGATTGAAATGCGACAGGTAAGCTACCGCGAGGAGGCTTCCCGTTTGGGTGGCATTGGCAGCTGCGGGCGAGAACTCTGTTGCAGCACATGGCTTACCGACTATAAAGTTGTGACCATGGGGGCAGCCAAAAATCAAAATCTTTCCATTAATATGCTCAAACTTTCAGGCCAATGCGGGCGGCTAAAGTGTTGCCTGAATTTTGAATTAGAAACCTATTTGGAGGCTTTAAACGAGTTTCCGAAAGAAGAAGAACTGATTTTGCAGACCAAAGTGGGCGATGCCCGCCTGCAAAAAACCGATATTTTAAAACGGATGTTGTGGTTTTCATACCCCCAAAATACCGAGTGGATTTCGGTTTCGCTTGATCGGGTAAATGAAATATTAAAACTCAACAAATCGGGAGAAAAGCCAGAAACGTTGATTGACCGACCTATTGGAGCGGAAATTATTAACCGATTTGAGCCCGCCCCCGACCTTATTTCGGATACCGATGTGAGTAGATATGACGAAATAGACAAAGAACGAAAACGAAAAAACAAGAACAAACGCAAAAAGAAAAAAGGAACAGGCACTTCGGGTGGCAACAATCAGCGAAACGCCAACGCCCCCAAGCCTCAACAGCAAAAAGAAGGGCAGCCAAAAGCACAGCACAAAACGCCAAACAATAAAAAAGAGGCAAAAAGTGGCGGTGGCAATCCCAACCGACAGAATAAAAACAATCAGAACAGGAATCGAAATAAAAATCGAAATCAACAAAAAGATAATCCGTCTAAGGAATAA
- the recR gene encoding recombination protein RecR encodes MNFPSETIETAVEQLSRFPGIGKKTALRMTLFLLKDKAENVERMTTAIGNLKTKVNYCSVCGNIAEADVCSICKSVNRNKQLVCVVKDFQDIISIENTGQFNGVYHVLGGVISPMDGIGPDEIAISSLLSRIENEQITELVFALSANMEGDTTAFYISRKVEALNVKISTIARGIAVGGELEYADEITLGRSILNRIPYSAAM; translated from the coding sequence ATGAATTTTCCTTCGGAGACAATTGAAACCGCCGTTGAGCAATTGAGCCGTTTTCCGGGTATTGGTAAAAAAACGGCGTTGCGTATGACCCTTTTTTTGCTTAAAGATAAAGCCGAAAATGTGGAACGTATGACCACGGCCATTGGCAACCTGAAAACAAAGGTAAACTATTGTAGCGTGTGCGGAAATATTGCCGAAGCCGATGTTTGCTCCATCTGTAAGTCGGTAAACCGTAACAAGCAGTTGGTGTGTGTGGTAAAAGATTTTCAGGATATTATTTCGATTGAAAATACCGGACAGTTCAACGGGGTGTATCATGTGCTGGGCGGGGTTATATCGCCCATGGACGGCATTGGCCCTGATGAAATTGCTATTTCTTCTTTGCTCAGCCGAATAGAAAATGAACAAATAACGGAATTGGTTTTTGCCCTTAGTGCCAATATGGAGGGGGACACCACGGCTTTTTATATTTCGAGAAAAGTGGAAGCTTTGAATGTGAAAATATCAACCATTGCCCGCGGTATTGCAGTGGGCGGAGAGTTGGAATATGCCGACGAAATTACCCTGGGGCGGTCTATTTTAAACAGAATTCCGTATTCGGCGGCGATGTAG
- a CDS encoding succinate dehydrogenase cytochrome b subunit, with translation MMGLLSSSIARKIAMSLSALFLLVFLLQHCIINFISVVSPDGFNAASHFMGTNPLIQYVMQPVLAFGVVFHFVMGFVLELKNRKARPVKYAMNKGSENSTWMSRNMIISGVVVLLFFAIHFMDFWFPELNIKYIKGDMSGMEHGEWRYYAELKEEFSNPIRIALYCLAFVFLSLHLMHGFESAFQSLGLRHKKYTPFIKKLGTIYSIAVPLAFIFIAVYHFINS, from the coding sequence ATTATGGGATTACTTTCATCCAGTATTGCACGAAAAATAGCCATGTCCTTATCGGCTCTTTTTCTGCTTGTTTTTTTGTTGCAGCATTGCATCATCAATTTTATTTCGGTGGTTTCGCCCGATGGCTTTAATGCAGCCTCACATTTTATGGGCACCAACCCGCTCATTCAATACGTCATGCAACCCGTTCTGGCATTTGGTGTTGTTTTTCACTTTGTGATGGGTTTTGTGTTAGAATTAAAAAACAGAAAAGCCCGTCCGGTAAAATATGCCATGAACAAAGGCTCGGAAAACTCCACTTGGATGTCTCGTAACATGATTATTTCGGGCGTTGTGGTGTTGTTGTTTTTTGCCATCCATTTTATGGATTTTTGGTTTCCTGAGTTAAACATAAAGTATATTAAAGGCGATATGAGCGGCATGGAACACGGCGAGTGGAGATATTATGCCGAGTTGAAAGAAGAATTTAGCAACCCAATACGCATTGCTCTATATTGTTTGGCTTTTGTGTTTTTGAGTTTGCACCTCATGCACGGCTTTGAGTCTGCCTTTCAATCGTTGGGTTTGCGACACAAAAAATATACACCATTTATTAAAAAACTTGGAACAATTTATTCCATTGCCGTTCCATTGGCATTCATATTTATTGCAGTTTATCACTTTATCAATTCTTAA